TTCCGTCAGACTGCAGTTGCTATCCCTAAACGGTCTTCCGGAGTAAGAACTTATGGACCAGACTCTCACTCCTGATTCTATTTTAGAATATGTGGATTTTCGGATCTTATTCCGAGTATCGTTTACTCCGGGACCGGCGGAACTATAAGTAAATTCATCCCAAAGTTCTCCAGTATGTGGATCTGAAATTTTAAGAAGATTCGATCCGGATGAAGGTAAACTAAAACTTGCATCCTTCCAAAACTCCGTATGCGGAAAACAGACAGATTTTCCGGAAGAAAGTACAGTCGGAGTTTCTTTCTCCAATGGTAGAAGAATGGAAACCAAAGTCCCATTACTTTGGATGATCTCTAAATATGCTGAATCGGGAGAACTTTCCGAGACGGATACAAATTCCAGAAACCTATCTTTAGAAATCGGATCTACTCCTTGGTAAGATCCCATCCAAGAAACTTCCGAAAATTGGATCTTACTCTCAACTTCCGGTCTGTGGCAAAACTTTCTACCGGCAGAAGTCCTGGGATTTTCTGCATACATTGAGGATTGAGGCAAATTGGTCCGCAAACTTGCGTTTGAAAAAGCTATACTCGTATTCTGATGAAGAAATGTTTGTCCATTCTCAAAACAAATGCTTACGGTTTCTCCATTCGTTTTTTGGAGTACAATCCGAGTGGGAACTCCTTTACTAGTTCTGAAATTCCCATCCCAAAGAACCTTCTCCTTTCCGGAGGAACCCGAAAGGGAGATAAGATCACTCGGAGTAACCGATTGAAAACTGGCCGGTGAATAGAAAGGATTTCCTAATAGGAACGGAAGATTTCCAATGCTAAGAAGTTCATCTGCCTGAATTTTTTTAGAGATCTTGATCGGAAAAAGATTTTTGCCCCAACTAATCATTAAAGAAGAGGGATCACAAACTTTATTTCCTCGATAGACCAGATCTAAATACTTCCAATCAGACTGTAGAGTTCCATTATGAACTAGTCCGTTGGGGTTTATTTCCTCTATTTCAAAATCATTCGGATCGCAAGTGGATTCAGTCTCTAAGTTATAAGCGGGATTTTCTCCAGGATCCATGCAAAACTTTGAAATAATTTCACAACGGGAGAAAGAGCTACCGTTCCATGAATAATAAGTTTCTCCGAATAAATAACCTGTTCCGGGAAGGTTAAATTCAACGGATTGATCTAATCGACTCAGTAAAATTTTACCGTATTTCTTCAGATCCCCCCATTTGAGGTTTAAAAGAGAGAGCCTTTCCAAAGAAGCGGAATCTTCCGCATAGATCCGAGTCTCGTGAGCCGAAATAAAACCGGTAGTTACAGGGATCGGCGCCTTGTTACCGAATAGATTAAATTCCAAACCTTCTTCGCAGATCGGGAAACCATTCGGATTATAGATCTCGATCCATCTTCCTAAATTCGAATTCGTTTCTCCAAAAATCTCAGTGATGATCGGCAGAGAAGATTTACAAGTCTCCAATCCGATCTGGTTTTTAGTCCGAACCAAATTTTGGATCTCGTTTTCCAAGTTAGGGGATTTAAAGTAAATACCCAAAAAGACTTCGGATCCTCCAAAAGGAGGAAGAATTAAAAAAGATACTCCATTAGAAAGGAAGAATATACTAAAAGTTTTAAGATGATTTTTGAGACTGATATTAGATCTGTCCCAGAGAACAGTTCCGGAGCCTATGGACCTTAGTTTTTTATCCCCTACAATAGCAAATTTTGGATCTTCTAACTTTTTCTTAATTCCGGAAAATAGATAAGTCCCTATTCTATACTCAGAGTTATCGGAAAGTGTGGATCCAAATTCAGGAACCAAGGCTCCCTCTTTCCAAGCGGAAAGAACCTTTTCAAATTCCGATATTTCCTCTTCCTTTATACAGATACTGATCCGGAAATTTGGATCTTCTCCGGAAACGAAGCAGACCTGACCGTTCTCTTGGACCAAATCAGAAATGAGTTTCGGATCTTCCGATCGGATTGGATCATATAGGAATTGAACGGATTTTTGAGATCCTTCCCAGAGATACTCTGAACTCGAGCTCTGTTTACAAGAAGCTAAGACGATGATGATCGAAAGACCAAGATTGAATATTATTGTTCGCATTTTTTCCTCCAGAACTACTTGTCTGAGGAAAAACCGATCACTTGCGATTTTTAGGGGTTAGAAGTGGAATTTTCCGGAATTGTGATTCCAGCTGAATATTTAGAATTTGCGGAATGAAAATAATTATAAATTTTCTCCGCTAACGCTTCTCCAATTCCTGGGACCTTCATGAGCTCTGCAATATTCGCTTCTTCTATTTTTTTTTGCCCCGAAAATGATTGGAGTAACAGTTTACTTCTTTTTAATCCTATATCCGGAACTTCTCTGATTAAACCTGTAAGAGCTTCTCTATTTCGTCTAGAACGATGATGCTCGACTCCGAATCTATGTGCCTCATCCCTGAGATGACGAAGCAATCTCATCCCGGGCGAATTCATATCGAAACTATAAGGAGAAGTTTCTCCGGGAAAATAGATCTCTTCTCTTTTTTTGGCAAGTCCTACCATGGGAAGATTTGCGGCTCCTGCTTCCACCGCAGCCTCACATGCTTTTCCAAGCTGAGTAGGACCTCCATCAATTACGATCAGATCAGGCATTACCCCGTCTTCATTGATGATCCTTTGCAACCTTCTGGAAATCACCTCATGCATCATTCCAGGATCGTTGATCCCTTCATAACCTCTGATATTATATTTTCTGTATCCTTGTTTGAACGGTTTTCCTTCCACAAACATCACGCCGCTTGCCACAGGAAATGACCCTTGGAAATGGGAAATATCGTAACATTCCATAATATGCGGAG
The window above is part of the Leptospira licerasiae serovar Varillal str. VAR 010 genome. Proteins encoded here:
- a CDS encoding LIC11755 family lipoprotein, with amino-acid sequence MRTIIFNLGLSIIIVLASCKQSSSSEYLWEGSQKSVQFLYDPIRSEDPKLISDLVQENGQVCFVSGEDPNFRISICIKEEEISEFEKVLSAWKEGALVPEFGSTLSDNSEYRIGTYLFSGIKKKLEDPKFAIVGDKKLRSIGSGTVLWDRSNISLKNHLKTFSIFFLSNGVSFLILPPFGGSEVFLGIYFKSPNLENEIQNLVRTKNQIGLETCKSSLPIITEIFGETNSNLGRWIEIYNPNGFPICEEGLEFNLFGNKAPIPVTTGFISAHETRIYAEDSASLERLSLLNLKWGDLKKYGKILLSRLDQSVEFNLPGTGYLFGETYYSWNGSSFSRCEIISKFCMDPGENPAYNLETESTCDPNDFEIEEINPNGLVHNGTLQSDWKYLDLVYRGNKVCDPSSLMISWGKNLFPIKISKKIQADELLSIGNLPFLLGNPFYSPASFQSVTPSDLISLSGSSGKEKVLWDGNFRTSKGVPTRIVLQKTNGETVSICFENGQTFLHQNTSIAFSNASLRTNLPQSSMYAENPRTSAGRKFCHRPEVESKIQFSEVSWMGSYQGVDPISKDRFLEFVSVSESSPDSAYLEIIQSNGTLVSILLPLEKETPTVLSSGKSVCFPHTEFWKDASFSLPSSGSNLLKISDPHTGELWDEFTYSSAGPGVNDTRNKIRKSTYSKIESGVRVWSISSYSGRPFRDSNCSLTEAHPGILE